A single Papaver somniferum cultivar HN1 unplaced genomic scaffold, ASM357369v1 unplaced-scaffold_85, whole genome shotgun sequence DNA region contains:
- the LOC113345997 gene encoding probable leucine-rich repeat receptor-like protein kinase At1g35710: MFENHISGTIPQDIGRLQSLVDLGMSTNNFSGPIPISLCDLSHLNTLYLHRNQLSGSIPQNIGRLRSLTDLQLSTNNLIGSIPTSLCNISNLKRLALYENQLSGTIPQEIGELSSITDLELSANYLTGPIPSSTCNLSNLRVLYLHKNQLSGAIPRDIGRLRSLLELIMFSNNLVGPIPTSLCNLTVGMLPTLQSLSISNNQLTGPIPKQLGECSNLLELDLTTNRLSGTIPVTIGNLISLQIGMDLSQNELSGEIPSNFGKLIKLESLNLSHNKLSGSIPSSFDGMVSLTTVDISYNELSGLIPNIKAFKDAPFDALKNNSGLCGNHSGGIKPCNSSVITGRKKGKLRYWVIILVPLFGSLSLLFTFLAIYLCLRKRRARNLEQEDQPTPVLSAGRNIFSVQNYDGKLVFEEIIEATENFDTKYCIGVGGYGSVYKAELSTGQVVAAKKLHSSDEDSEIVDLKSFESEVQALTEIRHKNIVKLFGFCSSVERQISFLVYEFVERGSLKKILCDGEQAVEFDWIKRIAFIKGTADALAYMHHDCIPAIVHRDISSNNVLLDIEYEARVSDFGTARILKPDSSNWTSLAGTYGYVAPELAYTMKVTEKCDVYSFGVLALEVLHGRHPSEIITVLSPELLPSLSSTSNVPGKNIMLKDILDECLEAPTDVVKKEIIYFVKVALSCLRGDPHTRPTMQEVSVELSRSAQIRTSFEKPFKNVTLSDLLMGR; this comes from the exons ATGTTTGAAAATCATATCTCTGGTACCATTCCTCAAGATATCGGGAGGCTACAATCTCTTGTAGATCTAGGAATGTCAACAAACAATTTCTCTGGTCCAATCCCTATTTCTTTATGCGATTTGAGCCACCTAAACACTCTATATCTTCATCGCAATCAACTTTCTGGTAGCATTCCTCAAAATATTGGAAGGTTAAGATCTCTTACTGACTTACAGTTGTCCACAAACAATCTAATCGGTTCAATCCCTACTTCTTTATGTAATATTAGCAACCTAAAAAGATTAGCCCTCTATGAAAATCAACTTTCTGGAACCATTCCTCAAGAAATCGGAGAACTAAGTTCTATTACAGACTTAGAATTGTCAGCAAACTATCTCACTGGTCCAATTCCTTCTTCTACATGCAATCTTAGCAACCTTAGAGTTTTGTACCTTCACAAAAATCAATTATCTGGTGCCATTCCTCGTGACATCGGAAGGCTGAGATCTCTTTTGGAATTAATTATGTTTTCGAACAATCTCGTAGGCCCGATCCCTACTTCTTTATGTAATTTGACAGTTGGAATGTTGCCCACCTTGCAATCCCTCTCTATATCTAATAATCAGCTTACTGGACCGATACCCAAACAGCTTGGAGAATGTTCAAATTTACTGGAATTAGATTTGACCACAAACCGTTTGAGTGGAACTATTCCAGTTACGATTGGAAATTTGATTTCATTACAAATCGGAATGGATCTCAGTCAAAATGAGTTGAGTGGAGAAATACCATCAAATTTCGGAAAACTAATAAAACTGGAAAGCTTAAATTTGTCACACAACAAACTCTCCGGTTCAATTCCTTCTTCATTTGATGGAATGGTTAGCTTGACCACCGTCGATATTTCCTACAATGAGTTAAGTGGTCTTATTCCGAACATCAAGGCCTTTAAGGACGCTCCCTTTgatgcattgaagaacaacagTGGTTTATGTGGTAATCACTCTGGAGGTATTAAACCATGTAACTCCTCGGTCATCACTGGAAGAAAAAAAGGCAAACTAAGATATTGGGTGATAATCTTAGTTCCTCTGTTTGGTTCTTTGTCTCTCCTATTCACATTTCTTGCTATCTATCTTTGTCTGCGAAAACGAAGAGCAAGAAATCTCGAGCAGGAGGATCAACCCACCCCAGTTTTAAGCGCAGGAAGAAATATATTCTCGGTACAGAATTATGATGGGAAACTGGTATTTGAAGAAATAATTGAAGCAACGGAAAATTTTGATACCAAATATTGCATTGGGGTGGGAGGATATGGGAGTGTCTACAAAGCAGAGCTATCTACTGGTCAGGTTGTTGCAGCGAAAAAGCTTCATTCGTCAGATGAGGATTCTGAAATAGTTGATCTTAAATCATTTGAGAGCGAAGTTCAAGCATTAACTGAAATCCGGCATAAGAACATTGTAAAACTCTTTGGTTTCTGCTCTAGCGTAGAGcgacaaatttcatttttggtttATGAGTTTGTAGAGAGGGGAAGTTTGAAAAAGATATTATGCGATGGGGAACAAGCAGTAGAGTTTGATTGGATAAAGCGGATAGCATTCATCAAGGGAACAGCTGATGCACTTGCCTACATGCACCATGATTGCATTCCAGCAATAGTTCATAGAGACATATCTAGCAACAATGTCTTGTTGGATATCGAGTATGAAGCTCGTGTTTCTGATTTTGGTACTGcaaggattttgaagccagattcCTCTAATTGGACATCACTTGCAGGAACTTATGGATATGTTGCTCCAG AGCTGGCCTATACAATGAAGGTAACCGAGAAGTGTGATGTTTATAGCTTTGGAGTACTAGCGCTAGAAGTACTACACGGTAGGCACCCATCTGAGATTATCACAGTACTCTCTCCTGAGCTCCTTCCATCGTTGTCTTCAACTTCGAATGTTCCGGGgaaaaatataatgctgaaagaCATTTTAGATGAGTGCCTTGAAGCACCAACGgatgttgtgaagaaagagataatTTACTTCGTGAAGGTTGCACTCTCATGCTTACGTGGTGATCCACATACTCGTCCAACAATGCAAGAAGTATCGGTGGAGTTATCACGGTCAGCTCAGATCAGGACATCTTTTGAGAAGCCCTTTAAAAATGTTACATTGAGTGACCTACTGATGGGGCGTTAG
- the LOC113346009 gene encoding MDIS1-interacting receptor like kinase 2-like, giving the protein MGAFTRRSYRRVSVERNISFLIYEFVERGSLKRILCDGEQAVEFDWIKRIGFIKGTADALAYMHHDCIPAVVHRDISSNNVLLDFEYEVRVSDFGTARILKPDSSNWTSLAGTYGYIAPELAYTMKVTEKCDVYSFGVLVLEVLHGRHPSEIITLLSPELLPTSSSTSTSSVPVKIIMLKDILDECLEAPTDVMKKEIMYFMKVGLSCLRGDPRTRPTMQEVSVELSRPAQIRPSFEKPFEAVTLGDLLMGDSKE; this is encoded by the exons ATGGGAGCGTTTACAAGGCGAAGCTATCGACGGGTCAG TGTAGAGCGGAATATCTCATTCTTGATTTATGAGTTTGTTGAGAGAGGGAGTTTAAAAAGGATTTTATGCGACGGGGAACAAGCGGTAGAGTTTGATTGGATAAAGCGGATAGGATTCATCAAGGGAACAGCTGACGCACTTGCTTACATGCACCATGATTGCATTCCAGCAGTAGTTCATAGGGACATATCTAGCAACAATGTCTTGCTGGATTTCGAATATGAAGTTCGTGTTTCTGATTTTGGTACTGcgaggattttgaagccagattcATCCAATTGGACATCACTTGCAGGAACATATGGATATATTGCTCCAG AGCTGGCCTATACAATGAAGGTGACCGAGAAGTGTGATGTTTATAGCTTTGGAGTACTTGTGCTAGAAGTACTACACGGTAGGCACCCATCTGAGATTATCACATTACTCTCTCCTGAGCTCCTTCCAACATCATCTTCAACTTCCACTTCCAGTGTTCCGGTGAAAATTATAATGCTGAAAGACATCTTAGACGAGTGCCTTGAAGCACCAACGGATGTCATGAAGAAAGAGATAATGTACTTCATGAAAGTTGGTCTCTCATGCTTACGTGGTGATCCACGTACTCGGCCAACAATGCAAGAAGTATCCGTGGAGTTATCACGACCAGCTCAGATCAGGCCCTCTTTTGAGAAGCCCTTTGAAGCTGTTACATTGGGAGACCTACTGATGGGAGATTCGAAAGAATGA
- the LOC113346008 gene encoding MDIS1-interacting receptor like kinase 2-like, with protein sequence MHHDCIPAIVHRDISSNNVLLDLEYEAHVSDFGTARILKPDSSNWTSLAGTYGYVAPELAYTMKVTEKCDVYSFGVLMLEVLHGRHPSEIITLLSPELLPTSSSTSTSNVSVKIIMLKDILDECLGEPMDVVKKEIMYFVKVGLSCLHGDPHNRPTMQEVSVELSRSALNRPSFGKPFETVTLGDLLMGEF encoded by the exons ATGCACCATGATTGCATTCCAGCAATTGTTCATAGGGACATATCTAGCAACAATGTCTTGTTGGATTTGGAATATGAAGCGCATGTTTCTGATTTTGGTACAGctaggattttgaagccagattcATCCAATTGGACATCACTTGCAGGAACATACGGATATGTTGCTCCAG AACTGGCCTATACAATGAAGGTAACCGAGAAATGTGATGTTTATAGTTTTGGAGTACTCATGTTAGAAGTACTACACGGTAGGCACCCATCTGAGATTATCACATTACTCTCTCCTGAGCTGCTTCCAACATCGTCTTCAACTTCGACTTCCAATGTTTCGGTGAAAATTATAATGCTGAAAGACATCTTAGACGAGTGCCTTGGAGAACCAATGgatgttgtgaagaaagagataatGTACTTTGTGAAGGTTGGACTCTCATGCTTACATGGTGATCCACATAATCGTCCAACAATGCAAGAAGTATCGGTGGAGTTATCACGATCAGCTCTGAACAGGCCATCCTTTGGGAAGCCCTTTGAAACTGTTACATTGGGTGACCTACTGATGGGGGAATTCTAA
- the LOC113346007 gene encoding MDIS1-interacting receptor like kinase 2-like yields MLRSLTDLELSTNNINGSIPTSLCNLSNLDTLYLFENQLSGSIPKEIRKLNSLMDLELSTNYLAGPIPSSICNLSKLNTLYLEENQLSGIIPVDIARLSSLSDFRIQENNLVGQIPAYLCNSTVGMLQKLNLYNNQLSGPIPKQLGECSNLLELDLSTNNLNGSIPLEIGGLISIQIKLDLSQNELTGEIPSDFGKLNKLIQLNLSHNKLSGSIPPSFVEMLSLTTVDISYNQLSGPIPNIKDAPFHALKNNSGLCGNHSGGIKPCNSSVIIGRKKAKPRLAVIILVPLFGSLFLLFTFFAIYFCLRKRLVVKNLEQADQPTTVNTRRNIFSIENYDGKLVFEEIIEATENFDTKYCIGAGGYGSVYKAKLSTGQVVSVKKLHSSDEDSETLDLKSFESERGGV; encoded by the exons ATGCTAAGATCTCTTACTGACTTAGAGTTGTCTACAAACAATATCAATGGTTCAATTCCTACTTCTTTATGTAATTTAAGCAACCTAGACACCTTGTACCTTTTTGAAAATCAACTTTCCGGTTCAATTCCTAAAGAAATCAGGAAACTAAATTCTCTCATGGACCTTGAATTGTCGACAAACTATCTGGCTGGTCCAATCCCTTCTTCTATATGCAATCTTAGCAAACTCAACACTTTGTATCTCGAGGAAAATCAATTGTCTGGCATTATTCCTGTTGATATTGCAAGGCTAAGCTCCCTTTCTGACTTTCGAATACAGGAAAACAATCTTGTTGGTCAGATCCCTGCTTATTTATGTAATTCGACAGTTGGAATGTTACAAAAACTCAATCTATATAATAATCAGCTTTCCGGACCAATACCCAAACAACTTGGAGAATGTTCAAATCTACTCGAACTGGATTTGAGTACAAACAATTTGAATGGAAGCATTCCACTTGAGATTGGAGGCTTGATTTCAATACAAATCAAACTGGATCTTAGTCAAAATGAGTTGACTGGAGAAATACCATCAGACTTCGGAAAACTAAACAAACTGATTCAATTAAATTTGTCCCACAACAAACTTTCGGGTTCAATCCCACCTTCATTTGTTGAAATGCTTAGCTTGACCACTGTCGATATTTCGTACAATCAGTTAAGTGGTCCTATTCCAAACATCAAGGATGCTCCCTTTcatgcattgaagaacaacagTGGTTTATGTGGTAATCACTCTGGAGGTATTAAGCCATGTAACTCGTCAGTTATCATCGGAAGAAAGAAAGCCAAACCAAGACTTGCTGTGATAATTTTAGTTCCTCTGTTTGGTTCGTTGTTTCTTTTGTTCACATTTTTTGCTATCTATTTTTGCTTGCGAAAAAGACTAGTTGTAAAAAATCTCGAGCAGGCAGATCAACCAACAACTGTAAACACAAGAAGAAACATATTCTCGATAGAGAATTATGATGGGAAGCTGGTGTTTGAAGAAATAATTGAAGCAACGGAAAACTTTGATACCAAATATTGCATTGGAGCGGGAGGATATGGGAGCGTCTACAAGGCGAAGCTATCGACAGGTCAGGTTGTTTCTGTGAAGAAGCTTCACTCGTCAGATGAAGATTCTGAAACACTTGATCTTAAATCTTTTGAAAGCGAA AGAGGGGGAGTTTGA
- the LOC113346010 gene encoding probable leucine-rich repeat receptor-like protein kinase At1g35710, whose amino-acid sequence MLLQVLVAFFLVSLYNVGVLSIDSSSSLNHTKHLHAVGEEVESLLKWKSTLGSQTRSFLRSWKRSCTANTTSPCKWYGITCNNKGSVTELNLTGLNLQGTLQSFAFSSFANCVSLDLSNNKLSGFIPPLIRNLSKLTYLDLSMNKFLGHIPVEVGFLTNMNYLNISQNQISGPIPSSICNLINLHTLYLSQNQLSGTIPRNIGKLKFLTGVSLYANNLSGPIPTSLCNLINLNILYLHINQLSGSIPNDIGKLISLTQLDLSENYFVGPIPTSLCNMSHLNILYLFNNVLSGPIPKEIRKLRSLTDLQLFKNSLTGSIPTSMCNFSNLSTLYLYENQLSGYIPREIGKLRSLTDLRLSANSLTGPIPTSIYNLSNLNILYLNMNELSGYILQEIGNLRFLIDLGLSANNLIGQIPTSICNLSNLDTLHLF is encoded by the coding sequence ATGCTGTTACAAGTATTAGTGGCATTCTTTTTGGTTTCACTATACAACGTTGGTGTTCTTTCTATTGATTCATCGTCTTCTTTGAATCATACAAAACACTTACATGCAGTGGGAGAAGAAGTAGAGTCTCTTTTGAAGTGGAAATCGACCCTTGGTAGCCAAACTCGTTCTTTCCTCCGTTCTTGGAAGAGAAGCTGCACTGCCAATACAACAAGTCCATGCAAGTGGTACGGAATCACTTGCAATAATAAGGGAAGTGTCACGGAATTGAATTTAACTGGTTTAAATTTACAAGGTACGCTCCAAAGTTTTGCTTTTTCATCTTTTGCCAACTGTGTTAGTCTTGACTTGAGCAATAACAAACTCTCCGGATTCATTCCTCCTCTGATCCGTAATCTTTCTAAGCTTACCTACTTGGATCTTTCCATGAATAAATTTTTGGGACATATTCCAGTAGAAGTAGGATTCCTCACAAATATGAATTACTTAAACATTTCACAAAATCAGATTAGTGGTCCAATCCCTTCTTCTATATGTAACCTGATCAACCTACACACTTTATACCTTTCTCAGAATCAACTTTCTGGTACCATCCCTCGAAATATTGGAAAGCTAAAGTTTCTTACTGGCGTTTCATTGTATGCAAACAATCTCAGTGGTCCAATCCCAACATCTTTGTGTAACCTTATCAACCTAAACATTTTGTATCTTCATATAAATCAACTTTCTGGTAGCATCCCTAACGATATCGGAAAGTTGATCTCTCTTACTCAACTCGATTTGTCTGAAAACTATTTCGTTGGTCCAATCCCTACATCTTTGTGTAATATGAGCCACCTAAACATCCTGTATCTTTTTAACAATGTATTATCTGGTCCAATTCCAAAAGAAATTCGAAAGCTAAGATCTCTTACGGATTTACAATTATTCAAAAACAGTCTCACTGGCTCGATCCCTACTTCTATGTGTAACTTTAGCAACCTAAGTACTTTGTACTTATATGAAAACCAGTTGTCAGGTTACATACCTCGAGAAATAGGAAAGCTAAGATCTCTTACGGATTTGCGATTGTCCGCAAATAGTCTCACTGGTCCAATCCCTACTTCTATTTATAATCTGAGCAACTTAAATATTTTGTACCTTAACATGAATGAATTATCGGGTTACATTCTTCAAGAAATCGGGAACCTAAGATTTCTTATTGACTTGGGACTATCCGCAAACAATCTCATTGGTCAAATCCCTACGTCTATTTGTAACCTTAGCAACCTAGATACTTTACATCTTTTTTGA
- the LOC113346018 gene encoding probable leucine-rich repeat receptor-like protein kinase At1g35710, translating to MSRNNLNGLIPASICNLSNLNTMYIYENQLSDNIPLEIGKLKSLVDLQMGINNLSGPIPASICNLGQLTTLDLSDNKLSGNIPLKLGRLKSLTSLYLYTNYLIGQVFVSLCNLTNLRNLSISENHFSGIIPPDIGRLQSLTELEISTNSFHGRIPISLGNLSNLNSLILVGNQLSGPIPRKIGWLRFLTRLILSANNLTGSIPTSLCNLRNLNTLYLYENQLSGSIPEEIGKLNSLMDIELSINYLTGPIPSSICNLSKLNILYLHKNQLTGAIPLGIARLGSLSDFRIQKNNLIGPIPSCLCNSTVGMLQHLYLFENQLTGPIPKQLGECSNLLELDLSRNSLNGSIPLEIGGLISIQIKLDLSQNELTGEIPSDFGKLNKLEKLNLSHNKLSGSIPPSFVEMLSLTTVDISYNQLSGPIPNIKAFKDAPFHALKNNSGLCGNHSGGIKPCNSSVIIGRKKAKPRLAVIILVPLFGS from the coding sequence ATGAGCAGAAATAATCTCAATGGTCTGATCCCTGCATCAATATGTAACCTTAGCAACCTAAATACTATGTACATTTATGAAAATCAGTTGTCTGATAATATTCCTTTAGAAATCGGAAAGCTAAAGTCTCTTGTTGACTTGCAAATGGGCATAAACAATCTCAGTGGTCCAATTCCAGCTTCTATTTGTAATCTTGGGCAACTAACCACTTTAGATCTTTCTGACAATAAACTCTCCGGAAATATTCCACTCAAACTTGGAAGACTAAAATCTCTTACAAGCTTATATTTGTACACAAATTATCTCATTGGTCAAGTTTTTGTTTCTCTATGCAATTTGACTAATCTAAGAAATCTGAGCATTTCCGAAAATCATTTCTCTGGTATCATTCCCCCAGATATTGGAAGGCTACAGTCTCTTACTGAATTAGAGATATCAACAAATAGTTTCCATGGTCGAATCCCTATTTCTTTAGGTAATTTGAGCAACTTGAACTCTCTGATCcttgttggaaatcaactttctGGTCCAATTCCTCGAAAAATCGGATGGTTAAGATTTCTTACTCGGTTAATACTGAGCGCAAACAATCTAACCGGTTCAATTCCAACTTCTTTATGTAATTTAAGAAACCTAAACACCTTGTACCTTTATGAAAATCAACTTTCCGGTTCAATTCCAGAAGAAATCGGGAAACTAAATTCTCTCATGGATATTGAATTGTCGATAAACTATCTGACTGGTCCAATCCCTTCTTCAATATGCAATCTTAGCAAACTCAACATTTTGTACCTTCACAAGAATCAATTAACTGGTGCCATTCCTCTTGGCATTGCAAGGCTAGGCTCTCTTTCCGACTTTCGAATACAGAAAAACAATCTCATTGGTCCGATCCCTTCTTGTTTATGTAATTCAACAGTTGGAATGTTACAGCATCTGTATCTATTTGAGAATCAGCTTACTGGACCAATACCCAAACAACTTGGAGAATGTTCAAATCTACTCGAACTGGATTTGAGTAGAAACAGTTTGAACGGAAGCATTCCACTTGAGATTGGAGGCTTGATTTCAATACAGATCAAACTGGATCTTAGTCAAAATGAGTTGACTGGAGAAATACCGTCAGACTTCGGAAAACTAAACAAACTGGAGAAACTGAATCTGTCCCACAACAAACTTTCGGGTTCAATCCCACCTTCATTTGTTGAAATGCTTAGCTTGACCACAGTCGATATTTCGTACAATCAGTTAAGTGGTCCTATTCCAAACATCAAGGCCTTTAAGGATGCTCCCTTTcatgcattgaagaacaacagTGGTTTATGTGGTAATCACTCTGGAGGTATTAAGCCATGTAACTCGTCAGTTATCATCGGAAGAAAGAAAGCCAAACCAAGACTTGCTGTGATAATTTTAGTTCCTCTGTTTGGTTCGTAG
- the LOC113346017 gene encoding probable leucine-rich repeat receptor-like protein kinase At1g35710 → MLLQVIFALSLVSMYNAGVFSFDSLSSLKQLHSVEEEVESLLKWKSTLCNEPHSYLHSWKRSSIANTTSPCKWFGITCNNEGSVTELNLTNSNIQGTLQSFNFSSFANCVSLDLSNNKLSGFIPSQIGSLSKLIHLDLSMNKFSGHIPLEIEFLTNMSSLDLSQNQITGSIPASICNLNDLTTLYLDANKLSGYIPEDIGKLISLTDLAFSINYLIGQIPTSFCNLSNLNTLYLHTNMLSGYIPLEIGKIESLIDLELSKNNLIGQIPTSICNLSNLNILYLYENKLSGFIPLEIGKLKSLVNLELSTNNLSGPVPASIYNFSNLNKLYLDENKLSGFIPLHIGKLKSLVELALSTNNLIGPIPASICNLSNLNTLYLFKNKLSDNIPLEIGKLKSLVTLDLRSNNFSGPIPASICNLSNLNILYLNTNKFSGYIPLEI, encoded by the coding sequence ATGTTGTTACAAGTAATATTTGCGTTGTCTTTGGTTTCAATGTACAATGCtggtgttttttcttttgattcatTGTCCTCTTTAAAACAGTTACACTcagtagaagaagaagtagagtCACTGTTGAAATGGAAATCAACCCTTTGTAACGAACCCCATTCTTACCTCCACTCCTGGAAAAGAAGTTCAATTGCCAATACAACGAGTCCGTGCAAGTGGTTCGGAATCACTTgcaacaacgagggaagcgtCACTGAATTGAATTTAACTAATTCAAATATACAAGGTACACTTCAAAGTTTTAACTTCTCATCTTTCGCGAACTGTGTTAGTCTTGACTTGAGCAACAACAAACTCTCTGGATTCATTCCCTCTCAAATCGGTAGTCTTTCAAAACTTATCCACCTTGATCTATCCATGAATAAGTTTTCCGGACATATTCCACTAGAAATTGAATTCCTCACAAATATGAGTTCGTTAGACCTTTCTCAAAATCAGATAACTGGTTCAATTCCTGCTTCTATATGCAATCTGAACGACCTAACCACTCTATATCTTGATGCAAATAAATTGTCCGGTTACATTCCTGAAGATATCGGAAAGTTAATATCTCTTACTGACCTTGCATTTTCCATAAACTATCTCATTGGTCAAATCCCTACTTCTTTTTGTAACCTTAGCAACCTAAATACTTTATACCTTCATACAAACATGTTGTCTGGTTATATTCCTCTAGAAATCGGAAAGATAGAGTCTCTCATTGACTTGGAATTGTCCAAAAACAATCTCATTGGTCAAATCCCTACTTCTATATGTAACCTTAGCAACCTAAATATTTTGTACCTTTATGAAAATAAGTTGTCTGGTTTTATTCCTCTAGAAATTGGAAAGCTAAAGTCACTTGTTAACTTGGAGTTGAGCACAAACAATCTCAGTGGTCCGGTCCCAGCATCTATATATAACTTTAGCAACCTAAATAAATTGTACCTTGATGAAAATAAGTTGTCTGGTTTTATTCCTCTACACATAGGAAAGCTAAAGTCTCTTGTTGAGTTGGCTTTGAGCACAAACAATCTCATTGGTCCGATTCCCGCATCTATATGTAACCTTAGCAACCTAAATACTTTGTACCTTTTTAAAAATAAGTTGTCTGATAATATTCCTTTAGAAATCGGAAAGCTAAAGTCTCTTGTTACCTTGGACTTGAGATCAAACAATTTCAGTGGTCCGATACCCGCATCTATATGTAACCTTAGCAACCTAAATATTTTGTACCTTAATACAAATAAGTTTTCTGGTTATATTCCTCTAGAAATCTGA